In a single window of the Acipenser ruthenus chromosome 20, fAciRut3.2 maternal haplotype, whole genome shotgun sequence genome:
- the LOC117963581 gene encoding type-1 angiotensin II receptor-associated protein-like isoform X2, whose translation MEIPAINLKAIVFVHWLLTTWGCMYPWLPLSYVWGNFTILAIAVWAIAQRDSIDAVLMFLIGMSITILTDIIHFGIYYPSGAIVSSLFRFCAGMAILSLILKPASCFFVYQMYRERGGEYVGFDLETSSVDSRYTMDSVESVPHSRHC comes from the exons ATGGAAATACCAGCTATAAACTTGAAg GCTATCGTCTTTGTCCACTGGCTTCTAACAACATG GGGTTGTATGTACCCGTGGCTCCCTTTATCTTACGTTTGGGGTAACTTCACCATTCTTGCCATTGCGGTTTGGGCCATCGCTCAGAGGGATTCCATCGACGCTGTGCTCATG TTTTTGATTGGAATGTCGATAACCATCCTGACGGATATCATCCACTTCGGGATTTACTACCCCAGCGGGGCGATTGTGTCGTCCTTGTTCCGGTTCTGCGCTGGCATGGCGATTCTGAGTCTCATTCTCAAACCCGCGTCCTGCTTCTTCGTCTACCAGATGTACCGCGAGAGGGGCGGGGAGTACGTCGGCTTTG ACCTGGAGACTTCTTCTGTAGACAGCCGATACACGATGGACAGTGTTGAGAGTGTCCCCCACAGTCGTCACTGCTGA
- the LOC117425771 gene encoding 4'-phosphopantetheine phosphatase isoform X1 codes for MAACSRIGGGGHSMDKSITLPPDEIFRNLENAKRFAIDIGGSLTKLAYYSTVQHKVAKVRSFDHTGKETEDEPLYEISVQEEITARLHFIKFENAYIETCLDFVKDHLVNTETKVIKATGGGAHKFKDLLEKKLKLKVDKEDEMSCLIKGCNFVLKNIPHEAFVYVKHAEPEFRFQTTHPDIFPYLLINIGSGVSIVKVESEDKFERIGGSSIGGGTFWGLGALLTKTKRFDELLQLASRGQHTSVDMLVKDIYGGAYGSLGLTGDLIASSFGKSATADKEFSKEDMAKSLLHMISNDIGQLACLYAKLHNLSRVYFGGFFIRGHPVTMHTITYSINFFTKGEVQALFLRHEGYLGAIGAFLKGAEEDNPNQYSWGENYAGSSGLMSVSPDMFPMQRTRSGTFDMLEMDRLERQLVNLPLLLDSSSYIPDTMDLTEDAMAREYWLSCFEEALDGVVKRAVASQPDLQDARERAEKFRLKYRHKLQTLRHQPCAYGSLTVRSLLDTREHCLNEFNFPDPYSQIKQRENDLALRYFQKVVRSVEMLNWEDRQFALVKGLLAGNMFDWGAKAVSDVLETDPAFGFDEAKRQLQERPWLVDSYSKWIERLKGPPHKCALFFVDNSGIDIILGVFPLVRELLCRGTEVVLASNSGPALNDVTYNELQILTERIAAMDSVIHSGITKERLILVQSGSSSPCLDLSRLDKGLATLVRERHTDLVIIEGMGRAIHTNYYAVLRCESLKLAVIKNSWLAERLGGKIYSVVFKYEQPSK; via the exons ATGGCGGCGTGTAGTCGGATAGGCGGAGGTGGTCACAGTATGGATAAAAGCATTACACTCCCGCCAGACGAGATCTTTCGCAACCTGGAGAACGCGAAGAGGTTCGCAATAGACATAG ggGGATCTTTGACAAAACTTGCATATTATTCAACAGTTCAACATAAAGTAGCCAAAGTCCGGTCCTTTGACCACACTGGAAAG GAGACGGAGGACGAGCCCCTCTATGAGATCTCGGTGCAGGAGGAGATCACGGCTCGCCTCCACTTCATCAAGTTTGAGAACGCCTACATCGAGACCTGCCTGGACTTCGTCAAAGACCACCTGGTCAACACCGAGACCAAGGTCATCAAAGCCACTGGCGGCGGCGCCCACAAATTCAAAGACCTGCTTGAAAAGAAGCTCAAACTAAA AGTTGACAAGGAGGACGAGATGTCCTGTCTCATTAAAGGCTGTAACTTTGTACTCAAGAACATCCCTCATGAAGCGTTTGTGTACGTGAAGCATGCAGAACCCGAGTTCCGATTCCAGACCACGCACCCAGACATCTTCCCTTACCTGCTCATCAACATCGGCTCGGGAGTCTCCATAGTGAAG GTAGAGTCGGAAGACAAGTTTGAGCGTATTGGTGGCAGTTCCATTGGCGGTGGTACATTTTGGGGTCTAGGAGCTTTACTGACTAAAACCAAG AGGTTTGATGAACTACTGCAGCTCGCCTCCAGAGGGCAGCACACCAGTGTTGACATGCTGGTGAAGGACATCTATGGGGGAGCCTACGGGAGCCTGGGACTGACCGGGGATCTGATAGCGAGCAGCTTCGGCAAGTCTGCCACCGCGGATAAAG AGTTTTCCAAAGAAGATATGGCGAAGAGCTTACTGCACATGATCAGCAATGACATCGGCCAGCTGGCCTGTCTCTACGCTAAACTGCACAACCTGAGCCGAGTTTATTTCGGGGGGTTCTTTATCCGGGGACACCCCGTTACGATGCACACAATCACCTACAGCATCAACTTCTTCACCAAG GGAGAAGTTCAGGCTTTGTTTCTGAGGCATGAAGGCTATCTGGGAGCAATCGGAGCCTTTTTAAAGGGGGCGGAGGAGGACA ATCCTAACCAGTACAGCTGGGGGGAGAACTACGCTGGCAGCTCAGGCTTGATGAGTGTGTCCCCGGACATGTTCCCCATGCAGCGCACCCGCAGTGGAACG ttTGACATGCTGGAGATGGATCGTTTGGAGCGGCAGCTGGTGAACCTGCCCTTGCTGCTCGACTCCTCGTCCTACATTCCTGACACCATGGACCTGACTGAGGATGCCATGGCCCGCGAGTACTGGCTGTCCTGCTTCGAGGAGGCCCTGGACGGG GTTGTGAAACGCGCTGTCGCCAGCCAGCCTGACCTGCAGGACGCCAGGGAGCGAGCTGAGAAATTCCGTCTCAAATACCGACACAAGCTGCAGACGCTGAGGCATCAGCCCTG CGCCTACGGGTCCCTGACAGTAAGAAGCTTGTTAGACACCAGAGAACACTGTCTGAATGAGTTCAACTTTCCAGATCCTTAttcacag ATTAAACAGAGAGAGAATGACCTGGCGCTCAGGTACTTTCAGAAGGTTGTGAGGTCTGTGGAGATGCTGAACTGGGAGGATCGTCAGTTTGCCCTGGTGAAGGGGCTGCTAGCTGGGAATATGTTTGACTGGGGAGCGAAGGCCGTCTCAGA CGTGCTTGAGACTGATCCGGCGTTCGGGTTTGATGAAGCTAAACGACAATTACAAG AACGTCCTTGGCTGGTGGATTCGTACAGCAAGTGGATTGAGAGGTTAAAG GGTCCTCCTCACAAATGTGCCTTGTTTTTCGTAGATAATAGTGGAATAGACATCATTCTGGGAGTGTTTCCCCTTGTCAGGGAGCTTCTTTGCAGGGGCACTGAG GTTGTGTTAGCCAGTAACTCGGGGCCGGCTCTGAATGACGTCACCTATAACGAGCTGCAGATCCTAACGGAGAGGATAGCAGCAATGGACTCAGTCATACA tTCTGGGATCACGAAGGAGAGGTTGATTTTGGTTCAAAGTGGCTCCAGCTCCCCCTGTTTAGATCTGAG CCGCCTGGATAAAGGTTTGGCCACTCTGGTGCGGGAGAGGCACACTGACCTGGTCATCATCGAGGGAATGGGCCGCGCCATCCACACCAATTACTACGCGGTGCTGCGCTGCGAGAGCCTCAAACTGGCCGTCATCAAGAACTCCTGGCTGGCTGAGCGACTGGGAGGGAAGATCTACAGCGTGGTGTTCAAATACGAGCAGCCCTCCAAATAA
- the LOC117963581 gene encoding type-1 angiotensin II receptor-associated protein-like isoform X1, whose amino-acid sequence MEIPAINLKAIVFVHWLLTTWGCMYPWLPLSYVWGNFTILAIAVWAIAQRDSIDAVLMFLIGMSITILTDIIHFGIYYPSGAIVSSLFRFCAGMAILSLILKPASCFFVYQMYRERGGEYVGFGLPNVTPNRDSYQSIDQQNSGPAIPPYSQAGESKAGPQAY is encoded by the exons ATGGAAATACCAGCTATAAACTTGAAg GCTATCGTCTTTGTCCACTGGCTTCTAACAACATG GGGTTGTATGTACCCGTGGCTCCCTTTATCTTACGTTTGGGGTAACTTCACCATTCTTGCCATTGCGGTTTGGGCCATCGCTCAGAGGGATTCCATCGACGCTGTGCTCATG TTTTTGATTGGAATGTCGATAACCATCCTGACGGATATCATCCACTTCGGGATTTACTACCCCAGCGGGGCGATTGTGTCGTCCTTGTTCCGGTTCTGCGCTGGCATGGCGATTCTGAGTCTCATTCTCAAACCCGCGTCCTGCTTCTTCGTCTACCAGATGTACCGCGAGAGGGGCGGGGAGTACGTCGGCTTTG GTTTACCCAACGTGACTCCTAACAGAGACTCTTATCAGTCGATCGACCAGCAGAACTCAGGACCGGCCATCCCCCCCTATTCACAGGCAGGAGAGAGCAAGGCTGGACCCCAGGCATactga
- the LOC117425771 gene encoding 4'-phosphopantetheine phosphatase isoform X2, with protein MRNGSAQEGGSLTKLAYYSTVQHKVAKVRSFDHTGKETEDEPLYEISVQEEITARLHFIKFENAYIETCLDFVKDHLVNTETKVIKATGGGAHKFKDLLEKKLKLKVDKEDEMSCLIKGCNFVLKNIPHEAFVYVKHAEPEFRFQTTHPDIFPYLLINIGSGVSIVKVESEDKFERIGGSSIGGGTFWGLGALLTKTKRFDELLQLASRGQHTSVDMLVKDIYGGAYGSLGLTGDLIASSFGKSATADKEFSKEDMAKSLLHMISNDIGQLACLYAKLHNLSRVYFGGFFIRGHPVTMHTITYSINFFTKGEVQALFLRHEGYLGAIGAFLKGAEEDNPNQYSWGENYAGSSGLMSVSPDMFPMQRTRSGTFDMLEMDRLERQLVNLPLLLDSSSYIPDTMDLTEDAMAREYWLSCFEEALDGVVKRAVASQPDLQDARERAEKFRLKYRHKLQTLRHQPCAYGSLTVRSLLDTREHCLNEFNFPDPYSQIKQRENDLALRYFQKVVRSVEMLNWEDRQFALVKGLLAGNMFDWGAKAVSDVLETDPAFGFDEAKRQLQERPWLVDSYSKWIERLKGPPHKCALFFVDNSGIDIILGVFPLVRELLCRGTEVVLASNSGPALNDVTYNELQILTERIAAMDSVIHSGITKERLILVQSGSSSPCLDLSRLDKGLATLVRERHTDLVIIEGMGRAIHTNYYAVLRCESLKLAVIKNSWLAERLGGKIYSVVFKYEQPSK; from the exons ATGAGGAATGGAAGCGCACAAGAGG ggGGATCTTTGACAAAACTTGCATATTATTCAACAGTTCAACATAAAGTAGCCAAAGTCCGGTCCTTTGACCACACTGGAAAG GAGACGGAGGACGAGCCCCTCTATGAGATCTCGGTGCAGGAGGAGATCACGGCTCGCCTCCACTTCATCAAGTTTGAGAACGCCTACATCGAGACCTGCCTGGACTTCGTCAAAGACCACCTGGTCAACACCGAGACCAAGGTCATCAAAGCCACTGGCGGCGGCGCCCACAAATTCAAAGACCTGCTTGAAAAGAAGCTCAAACTAAA AGTTGACAAGGAGGACGAGATGTCCTGTCTCATTAAAGGCTGTAACTTTGTACTCAAGAACATCCCTCATGAAGCGTTTGTGTACGTGAAGCATGCAGAACCCGAGTTCCGATTCCAGACCACGCACCCAGACATCTTCCCTTACCTGCTCATCAACATCGGCTCGGGAGTCTCCATAGTGAAG GTAGAGTCGGAAGACAAGTTTGAGCGTATTGGTGGCAGTTCCATTGGCGGTGGTACATTTTGGGGTCTAGGAGCTTTACTGACTAAAACCAAG AGGTTTGATGAACTACTGCAGCTCGCCTCCAGAGGGCAGCACACCAGTGTTGACATGCTGGTGAAGGACATCTATGGGGGAGCCTACGGGAGCCTGGGACTGACCGGGGATCTGATAGCGAGCAGCTTCGGCAAGTCTGCCACCGCGGATAAAG AGTTTTCCAAAGAAGATATGGCGAAGAGCTTACTGCACATGATCAGCAATGACATCGGCCAGCTGGCCTGTCTCTACGCTAAACTGCACAACCTGAGCCGAGTTTATTTCGGGGGGTTCTTTATCCGGGGACACCCCGTTACGATGCACACAATCACCTACAGCATCAACTTCTTCACCAAG GGAGAAGTTCAGGCTTTGTTTCTGAGGCATGAAGGCTATCTGGGAGCAATCGGAGCCTTTTTAAAGGGGGCGGAGGAGGACA ATCCTAACCAGTACAGCTGGGGGGAGAACTACGCTGGCAGCTCAGGCTTGATGAGTGTGTCCCCGGACATGTTCCCCATGCAGCGCACCCGCAGTGGAACG ttTGACATGCTGGAGATGGATCGTTTGGAGCGGCAGCTGGTGAACCTGCCCTTGCTGCTCGACTCCTCGTCCTACATTCCTGACACCATGGACCTGACTGAGGATGCCATGGCCCGCGAGTACTGGCTGTCCTGCTTCGAGGAGGCCCTGGACGGG GTTGTGAAACGCGCTGTCGCCAGCCAGCCTGACCTGCAGGACGCCAGGGAGCGAGCTGAGAAATTCCGTCTCAAATACCGACACAAGCTGCAGACGCTGAGGCATCAGCCCTG CGCCTACGGGTCCCTGACAGTAAGAAGCTTGTTAGACACCAGAGAACACTGTCTGAATGAGTTCAACTTTCCAGATCCTTAttcacag ATTAAACAGAGAGAGAATGACCTGGCGCTCAGGTACTTTCAGAAGGTTGTGAGGTCTGTGGAGATGCTGAACTGGGAGGATCGTCAGTTTGCCCTGGTGAAGGGGCTGCTAGCTGGGAATATGTTTGACTGGGGAGCGAAGGCCGTCTCAGA CGTGCTTGAGACTGATCCGGCGTTCGGGTTTGATGAAGCTAAACGACAATTACAAG AACGTCCTTGGCTGGTGGATTCGTACAGCAAGTGGATTGAGAGGTTAAAG GGTCCTCCTCACAAATGTGCCTTGTTTTTCGTAGATAATAGTGGAATAGACATCATTCTGGGAGTGTTTCCCCTTGTCAGGGAGCTTCTTTGCAGGGGCACTGAG GTTGTGTTAGCCAGTAACTCGGGGCCGGCTCTGAATGACGTCACCTATAACGAGCTGCAGATCCTAACGGAGAGGATAGCAGCAATGGACTCAGTCATACA tTCTGGGATCACGAAGGAGAGGTTGATTTTGGTTCAAAGTGGCTCCAGCTCCCCCTGTTTAGATCTGAG CCGCCTGGATAAAGGTTTGGCCACTCTGGTGCGGGAGAGGCACACTGACCTGGTCATCATCGAGGGAATGGGCCGCGCCATCCACACCAATTACTACGCGGTGCTGCGCTGCGAGAGCCTCAAACTGGCCGTCATCAAGAACTCCTGGCTGGCTGAGCGACTGGGAGGGAAGATCTACAGCGTGGTGTTCAAATACGAGCAGCCCTCCAAATAA
- the LOC117425371 gene encoding draxin-A, with the protein MAARPWCPALLLTLLLVGDFALTDSAEPGSRNNKRGSSQQLTGTANYLQSPELWAQQPGHHRRQGGRKDKAREVQQLGRPEDDGPGLEGLTPVRLEQGERESRPSALQDEHHGGEFQGFGLPFHEPDNHPPSAESTLKGRKQHKKHRGKDKARHDKGRLVDPEPGLLFKQVEVFDEPPPSESASPSSPPAPPSFSTSYTTTTTTLVTMATSQEPPAPPPAATRPKKPSQGRVRSDGDVMPTLDMALFDWTDYEDLKPAWPSSRKKDKRRSKNLSSGNETLEGEAEAEPCDHHLDCLPGSCCDLRQHVCKPHNRGLNNKCYDDCMCEEGLRCYAKFHRNRRVTRRRGRCIDPESADNDQGSFMTV; encoded by the exons ATGGCTGCTCGTCCCTGGTGCCCAGCCCTGCTCCTCACCTTGCTGCTGGTGGGTGACTTCGCCCTGACGGACAGCGCCGAGCCCGGCTCTAGAAACAACAAGAGGGGCTCCTCCCAGCAGTTGACGGGCACTGCCAACTACCTCCAGAGCCCTGAGCTGTGGGCACAGCAGCCAGGGCACCACCGCAGACAGGGAGGCCGCAAGGACAAGGCCAGAGAGGTGCAGCAGCTGGGCCGTCCCGAGGATGACGGACCGGGCCTGGAGGGGCTGACCCCAGTGAGGCTGgagcagggggagagggagagtcgGCCCTCGGCCCTACAGGACGAGCACCACGGAGGGGAGTTCCAGGGGTTCGGGCTCCCCTTCCACGAGCCAGACAACCACCCGCCCAGTGCAGAGTCCACGCTGAAGGGCAGGAAGCAGCACAAGAAGCACAGGGGCAAGGACAAGGCCAGGCACGACAAAG GGCGCCTTGTGGATCCAGAGCCGGGTTTGCTGTTCAAGCAGGTGGAGGTGTTTGATGAGCCCCCCCCCTCGGAGAGTGCCTCCCCCTCCTCACCCCCTGCACCCCCCTCCTTCAGCACCAgctacaccaccaccaccaccaccctggTGACCATGGCAACGAGCCAGGAACCCCCTGCACCACCCCCCGCCGCTACACGACCAAAG AAACCCTCGCAGGGGCGTGTGAGGTCAGACGGTGATGTCATGCCAACGCTGGACATGGCCCTCTTTGATTGGACGGACTACGAGGACCTCAAACCAGCATGGCCCTCCTCCAGGAAGAAAG ACAAGCGGCGCAGTAAGAACCTCAGCAGCGGGAACGAGACTCTGGAGGGTGAGGCCGAAGCCGAACCATGTGACCACCACCTCGACTGCCTGCCCG GGTCCTGCTGTGACCTCCGCCAGCACGTGTGCAAACCGCACAACCGCGGACTCAACAACAAGTGCTACGACGACTGCATGTGTGAAGAAG GACTCCGGTGTTACGCCAAATTCCACCGGAACAGGAGGGTGACACGGCGACGTGGCCGGTGCATCGATCCCGAGTCTGCCGACAACGACCAGGGCTCCTTCATGACGGTCTGA
- the LOC117425501 gene encoding transcription factor HES-5-like, whose amino-acid sequence MAPTIAAAMGYSQGHVTMTNKLRKPVVEKMRRDRINSSIEQLKTLLGKEFVKQQPDSKLEKADILEMTVCYLRQSASPRPATGNEGYSRCVQEIVHFLSRDEMKTETQRKLLNHFQAAQNSPAHQSPVKEATPVKSALWRPW is encoded by the exons ATGGCACCTACAATCGCTGCAGCTATGGGATACTCACAGGGACACgtgacaatgacaaacaaa TTGAGAAAACCTGTTGTTGAAAAGATGCGCAGAGATCGTATCAACAGCAGCATCGAGCAGCTCAAGACGTTACTGGGAAAAGAATTCGTGAAGCAGCAGCCCGATTCCAAACTGGAGAAAGCGGACATCCTGGAAATGACCGTCTGCTACCTGAGACAGAGCGCCTCCCCCCGGCCAGCGACGGGAAACGAAGGCTACTCCAGGTGTGTGCAAGAAATCGTGCACTTCCTTTCCCGGGATGAAATGAAGACAGAAACCCAGAGGAAACTACTGAACCATTTCCAAGCTGCGCAGAATTCTCCAGCGCATCAGAGCCCCGTCAAAGAGGCGACCCCGGTGAAGAGTGCCCTCTGGCGGCCCTGGTAG